The genomic stretch ACGGGAAGACGGCGCGCCAACGGGCTGACCGAGCTGAAAACGCGCGTCCTGCTGCCAGCGCCTTTCCAGCATCACCGGCAGTCGATGAATCACCACGTTGAGAAAACTACCGGTAATCAGCCCCAGCAATAACAACGCCGTCAGCCAGATACGCGGAAATGCGCTGGCAAAGGCGATCAGATCCATGTTGTTCTCCCATCCCGATCCCTGATGGCCTGGTATGCTGACACAAGACGCCAGCCCGTGCCAGACCGGTGAATCACAGACATCGTTTTTTGCGCGCCGGCGCGCAGACTGGTTGATTGTCGGCGGCGGCATCAAGCCCAGCCTGCCGTTTAGCGTCAGGCAGGCTGACCGTTTTGCCGGTTACAGCACCCGCTCCAGCGACAACCGGGTCACCTCCACCATGCCGGCGCTGTTGGGAACTGCCGTGACATCCAGTCCCTGGGTGATCACGCCGTTTTTCTGTTCCAGTTCTGCCAGCCAGTGCAATAGATTGTTGAAATCGCTACGGGCCAGCGTCACCGACACCTGCGACTCCTGCGGCTGCATACGCAGCACGGTGATGCCGTAGCGGGCCGCGCTTTGCGGCACCAGCACCGTCAGGCTGATGTCCCGCCCGGCGATCTGCCGCCGCGCGCCCTCCGTCGGCGGCAAACGCGGCGCCTGTTGCTGCATCCAGCGCACGGTCTGGCGCTCGCGGTCAATAGTCATCCGCCACTGCCGCGCCTGCTCCTGCCACGGCGCCCAGCACAAATAATACAGCAGGCACAACAGCACCAGACCGCCGCACGCCAGCGTCATCATCCGTTCGCGCTGGCTCATTATCTGCCAGCGACGACGCAATTCATTCATGGCTGACTCCTCAGGGTTAACTGGCCTTCCACATGGTCTTTTTCCTGCTTCATTTCACCCGGCGGGATCTGGAAATAGGCCTGAGCCTGCTGGCGGAACTGTTCCATCTGCGCATAAGACGTCGCACGCAGGCTGAGGCGCAGTTCATCACGGCTGCGATCGTACGATAGCGATTGCAGCGACACGCCGTCATTCTGCGCCACCAATTGCTGCAACCGGTTCATCTGTTCCGTCAGCGCAAAGCCGCTCATGCCGGAACGCGCCTCCTGCAAATGACGTTGCATCTGCGCACGCGGGTTCACCACCTGTTTCTCGTCCGGAAACAGTTTGCGGTACATCCGCACACTCTCCTGACGCCAGTAATCCGCCTGACGATACAACTGGTAATGGGTCCAGACCGACTCGCCCAGCACCAGCAGCAGCCAGGCGAACAAGGCGATCAGCACATTGCGCCACGGCAGTACCGCCTGTTTCCAGGGTTTCACTGGCGCGTATTCGCCCTGTCGCAGATCCATACTCATCGGCAGGCTGGCCTGCGCGGCCAGCGTCAGCAAATCCGTCACCGGTTGCGGTTGCCAGGTCAAAGCCGACGCAGGCACCGGGCTATAGCAGTGCACGGCGGGCAACGGCTGAAAACCGGCCAGCAGCGACTGATACCAGCTATCTTCCGCCGCCATGCCAATACCGGTATCCAACCGGAACAGCCACAGATTCTGATGGCTGATGGCGCTCCAGGCGCTGTCGGCTCGCGGCAGCGCCATCACATCCGGCACAACCGTCTCTACCGGCACGCCCAATGTCTCACACAGGTTCAGCCATGACCGCAGTCGTGATTTCTGCACCACCGCGACGGTCGCGTTATCCCCTTGCATCTCCATGACGGCAAAATGCAGTTGGTCGATATCGCTCGCCACCTGCTCTTCCAGCATAAACGGAATGGCTTGCAGCAATTGTCGGCGCGACTGACGCGGCAACGACAGGCTATGAAACGTGACGTCGGTCGACGGCACCAGCACCCGCACCGACATCACCGGATAATCCGCCAGCACCGTCTGAAGACGCTCCAGCGTTCCGTTGCCCTGCGTCAGGGTCTGGTGGCGGCTGACAGACCAGATCAGCCATTCCAGGCTGTCTGAAGTCTCTGCGGACAACCGCAGAATCAGCTGTTGTTTGCCGCTGACGTTCTCGGCCCTGTTCATGGGTTCACCGTCCTATATCCCCCGTACTGACGTTGTACCACCTCAATCTGCTTGCCACGATGAAACAGACTGCGTTGATAGAATTCACTGTCGTCCACCCGTATCTGAATATCGGCGAAGAACCAGTCGCTCTTGATCGCCAGCACCTGGCGGACGCCGGTTTTAGCGTTTTCCGGCAGTGGCGACAGCCCCATAAATTCATTAAGATTGCGCCATCCCTGAGGCGGACGTTGCAGCAAAACGCGCTCGGCCGCTTCCACGCTCATCTCCCCCATGAACAGCGCCGACAGCAATGGCGCGCTCTCTGGCGTCAGGGTATTGACGTTGACAACCAGCTTGTCCACCGGCAACACGCACACATAAGGCAGCAACCGGCGGTACAGCGCCGCATCCACGCCCATGACCGCCCGCAGTTCCGTGACGTCCGTCATACGCTGGTTGCCGGGATGAAAGTTGACATAGCTGTCGTCTTCCGCGCCGTTCATCAACGGTTCGCTATCCTCGTCGATCCAGTCGCGCACCGCATCCGTTACGCGCTCGGCCTGCTTCGGATCTTCGCCCAGCACCATCAGCAGCTGCCGAAATACCTGAGCGGCATAAGGCCCCTGCTCAGGATTACCGCCTTTGGAAGGCGGGCTTTGATTGTTGGTGTCGGTATTACCGCTGCCGGCGTTGCTGTTGGTATTGTTATTACCATTATTGTTATTACCGGATGCGCTATTGGGCATCGGTTTTTTGGCCGGACTGAGCGCGTTAAGATTGAGACACGCCTGACCGTCCAGCACCTGCGCACGAATTTCGCTGCCATCCGCCATCATCTGGTGATCCACCTTCGACCAGGGCTGACCGATAAAGGTGCTTTCCGGCGATGCCTGAGCGTCACGCTGCAGCGAACTGGAAATCAACGCCTCCGCGCCCAGCGCATACCAGCGAGCCTGCGTACGGTTGAGCAAATTGCTGGTGCGTTGCCACGCCTTGCCGCTGCGCTCTGTAATCGACGCGGCGATGGTGACCATCAACGCCAGCATCAGCATCACAATCAACAGGGCGACGCCGCGTTGCCGACGACTCATGAGTCACCTCCGCCGTTGTCGTCCGGCGATGCCTGATTCTGCTCGCCGGAC from Dickeya fangzhongdai encodes the following:
- the gspK gene encoding type II secretion system minor pseudopilin GspK, producing MSRRQRGVALLIVMLMLALMVTIAASITERSGKAWQRTSNLLNRTQARWYALGAEALISSSLQRDAQASPESTFIGQPWSKVDHQMMADGSEIRAQVLDGQACLNLNALSPAKKPMPNSASGNNNNGNNNTNSNAGSGNTDTNNQSPPSKGGNPEQGPYAAQVFRQLLMVLGEDPKQAERVTDAVRDWIDEDSEPLMNGAEDDSYVNFHPGNQRMTDVTELRAVMGVDAALYRRLLPYVCVLPVDKLVVNVNTLTPESAPLLSALFMGEMSVEAAERVLLQRPPQGWRNLNEFMGLSPLPENAKTGVRQVLAIKSDWFFADIQIRVDDSEFYQRSLFHRGKQIEVVQRQYGGYRTVNP
- the gspM gene encoding type II secretion system protein GspM; this encodes MNELRRRWQIMSQRERMMTLACGGLVLLCLLYYLCWAPWQEQARQWRMTIDRERQTVRWMQQQAPRLPPTEGARRQIAGRDISLTVLVPQSAARYGITVLRMQPQESQVSVTLARSDFNNLLHWLAELEQKNGVITQGLDVTAVPNSAGMVEVTRLSLERVL
- the gspL gene encoding type II secretion system protein GspL is translated as MNRAENVSGKQQLILRLSAETSDSLEWLIWSVSRHQTLTQGNGTLERLQTVLADYPVMSVRVLVPSTDVTFHSLSLPRQSRRQLLQAIPFMLEEQVASDIDQLHFAVMEMQGDNATVAVVQKSRLRSWLNLCETLGVPVETVVPDVMALPRADSAWSAISHQNLWLFRLDTGIGMAAEDSWYQSLLAGFQPLPAVHCYSPVPASALTWQPQPVTDLLTLAAQASLPMSMDLRQGEYAPVKPWKQAVLPWRNVLIALFAWLLLVLGESVWTHYQLYRQADYWRQESVRMYRKLFPDEKQVVNPRAQMQRHLQEARSGMSGFALTEQMNRLQQLVAQNDGVSLQSLSYDRSRDELRLSLRATSYAQMEQFRQQAQAYFQIPPGEMKQEKDHVEGQLTLRSQP